DNA from Nymphaea colorata isolate Beijing-Zhang1983 chromosome 4, ASM883128v2, whole genome shotgun sequence:
aattattattatttttgtaacTTTGGGAAATATCCAAAGCTCAAAAGACGAACTGCAGTACCATTTGAATCGCTTATGTTGATTGTATGAATCTCATTCATGACGAATTGAGTTCAGAAACCAAATTTGCACtggccacacacacacacacatccccACCCCTTTGCTAGATCTTACAAAATCACTCTAACACAAGGAAAACAATTTGAACtgcaaaatgaagaaaggaCAGGGTTGCAGGGAAGGTAAGGCCTCACCTTATAGCAAGGCTGTTATTTATATAAGAAACTGTATACGCACCAAACTCATTGatttacaacaaaagaaaaggaccGACGCAATCAAGTAACTTCCGTGCAGCAGAGCATCATGTTAACTTGACGATGACACAACTCCCCCTTGAGCTTTCGTACCACAAGGCTGTATAATACCGTAAAACTGATGCTCCGGCACATCTTATACCATGGACTTGTTTCGCTTCATCAATTCTACGAACTCCCTGAAAGCTGCATTTGAAGGAAACAAACGGTTGTTAACAAATTCCGAAGGCCGCACATGAGATAGAGAGTTTGGTAGATAACAATTGAATACTTACTCGAATCAGAATCATGGGGGCCAGGAGAAGCCTCTGGATGGTATTGAAGGGACATAACCTTTTGTCCAGGGAAGGCGAGACCAGCACAGCTTCCATCATTCAAATTGACGTGGGTCACCTCCACACCTTCCGGAAGAGACTCAGGATCAACTGCGTAGTTATGGTTCTGCCAGCAGCACAATAACAGTCATTGATAGTCAAAATCTGACAGACACATTTGGATTAAAGTGATTGGTGAACTACAATGTGGAAACATCTATTATATGCAGGCACTCAGCGATAAGTGCATGTGCCTGCAAGCAATCTACTCATTATACCACATTTTGGTGAAGGACAAATATGCaatttcaattaataaaagcaGCAAGTGTTGAAAGAACCAGGGCCCTAAGACCACACATACTACCATAACTGAAATTTAAATTGATCATAACTTAGTGTAGAAGTGTCAAAACTTAATCTCTCGAACCAAAATTACTAAAAGGCTGAAAAACAGCCaattaaaacaatttaataCCTGAGCGCTAATATCAACCCGGCCGCTTCGAAGGTCACGAACTGGATGGTTTCCCCCATGGTGaccaaatttcattttaaatgtttttccaCCAAGCGCCTGACCAAGCAGTTGGTGACCCATGCATATCCCAAAGACAGGAATCTTGCCAATTATCTCTTTTACTGTTTCAACAGCATAGGGAACAGCTGATGGATCACCTGGCCCATTGCTGAAGAGGACTCCATCTGGCTTCATTTTAAGCGTCTCAGAAGCTGGCCATTTGGAGGGGACAACAGTAATCTTACATCCACATGATGCCAAACGCCTCAAAATATTGTATTTGATCCCAAAATCATAAGCAACAACCTTTCATAGTCAAGTCAAAACAAAAAGGGGTTACCAACTCAGTAGTTCATCAGAAAACCAGCATAAGAACAATAATGCAAATGTTTACAACTAACATGAAATTTCTCGGAGTAGCTCGGATCTTTGCTGAACTCCCATTCTGCATCGGTCTTCTCAACCCATTCATATGGAGCATCACAGGTGACACCAGTTATCAAATCGACTCCTGCAGGTGCAAATAAAATACGTTTGCAATTTATTAAATGCccagagattttaaaatgaaatgagataCAAAAGTATGCTACCATCAAAATTTAGATTACAGTACTACTTTCACTGACAAATGCATATAGGCCTATTTACGGTTTGAGTACAAAGGTCTTGATCAGAATTCTTGCTCTTCAGACTTTCTCTTAAGAGTAACGATTTTATGCCTTCATGAAAATGTCAAGAATGAATTGTATCCTAAGAAATAATACtcatgcataatgcatgcatttaTACATATGCCAGCATTCAGTACATAGCAAAGTATCTACAATGAACATAAATATGTTCAGCAGATAAGAATAAAACCATCAACCATCAGACAGCCAATTTATTGACAATTGCATTTGCAACAGCAACA
Protein-coding regions in this window:
- the LOC116253733 gene encoding carbamoyl-phosphate synthase small chain, chloroplastic produces the protein MASETLIFRSKTLIPGAAYRPANPLVSSNNGTITLRFRSCNREGKMGRVFVCSSVSLFPDVPVSGKRPWKVADARLVLEDGSVWSAKSFGASGTQLGEVVFNTSLTGYQEILTDPSYAGQFVLMTNPHIGNTGVNIFDEESRQCFLAGLVIRNLSICTSNWRCTESLEEYLIRKNIMGIYDVDTRAITRRLRQDGSLKGVISTEESKTDKELLEMTHKWNIVGVDLITGVTCDAPYEWVEKTDAEWEFSKDPSYSEKFHVVAYDFGIKYNILRRLASCGCKITVVPSKWPASETLKMKPDGVLFSNGPGDPSAVPYAVETVKEIIGKIPVFGICMGHQLLGQALGGKTFKMKFGHHGGNHPVRDLRSGRVDISAQNHNYAVDPESLPEGVEVTHVNLNDGSCAGLAFPGQKVMSLQYHPEASPGPHDSDSTFREFVELMKRNKSMV